In Camelus ferus isolate YT-003-E chromosome 10, BCGSAC_Cfer_1.0, whole genome shotgun sequence, the following proteins share a genomic window:
- the LOC102516982 gene encoding olfactory receptor 8K3-like, whose amino-acid sequence MAWMDRHNHTVLKEFILLGLTDRPELQAPLFGLFLVIYVISVVGNLGMVILTKVDSRLQTPMYFFLRHLAFIDFGYSTTVGPKMLVNFISDQNTIPYNRCATQLAFFILFIISELFVLLAMAYDRSVAICNPLLYSAVMSQSVCWVLVGVPYLYSAFVSLITTIKIFTSSFCGYNVVSHFYCDSLPLLSLLCSSTREIELFILICSVFNLVSSLLIVLVSYILIFKAILRMNSAEGRLKAFSTCGSHLTVVVVLYATLSFMYMQPKSSHSFNSDKIASVFFTLVIPMLNPMIYSLRNREVKGALHRMWKNLCKFPI is encoded by the coding sequence ATGGCCTGGATGGACAGACACAATCACACGGTGCTGAAAGAATTCATTCTCTTGGGACTCACAGACCGCCCTGAGCTGCAGGCTCCGTTATTTGGGCTCTTCCTCGTCATCTATGTGATCTCAGTGGTGGGCAACTTGGGCATGGTCATCCTCACCAAGGTGGACTCCAGGCTGCAGacacccatgtacttcttcctcagaCACCTGGCTTTCATTGATTTTGGTTATTCAACAACTGTGGGGCCTAAAATGTTGGTAAATTTTATTAGTGATCAAAACACAATCCCCTATAATCGGTGTGCCACACAGCTGGCTTTCTTCATCTTGTTCATCATCAGTGAGCTTTTCGTCCTGTTGGCAATGGCCTATGACCGCTCTGTGGCCATCTGTAACCCTCTGCTCTACAGTGCAGTTATGTCCCAAAGCGTGTGCTGGGTGCTGGTAGGAGTCCCCTACCTTTACAGTGCCTTTGTGTCTCTGATAACCACCATAAAGATATTTACTTCATCATTCTGTGGCTATAATGTCGTTAGTCACTTCTACTGTGACAGTCTTCCCTTGTTAAGTTTGCTGTGCTCAAGCACCCGGGAAATTGAGTTGTTCATACTGATCTGTTCAGTGTTTAATTTGGTTTCATCTCTTCTGATTGTCCTTGTGTCCTACATACTGATCTTTAAGGCCATCCTCAGGATGAACTCCGCAGAAGGCAGGCTcaaagccttctccacctgcGGGTCTCACCTGACAGTGGTAGTTGTGTTATATGCGACTCTCTCCTTCATGTACATGCAGCCCAAGTCCAGTCACTCCTTCAATTCTGATAAAATAGCCTCTGTGTTTTTCACTTTGGTAATTCCCATGCTGAATCCTATGATCTACAgtttgaggaacagagaggtcaAAGGTGCCCTGCATAGGATGTGGAAGAATCTGTGCAAATTCCCTATTTAA
- the LOC102516729 gene encoding olfactory receptor 8K3, with product MAWMHKRNLTVLNEFILIGITDLPELQAPLFGLFLIVYMVSVVGNLGLIILTKVDSRLQTPMYFFLRYLAFTDLGYSTAVGPKLLVDLAVDDHAISYSWCAAQVTVFGVFIISELFILSAMAYDRYVAICNPLLYTVIMSQRLCQALVAILYLYSVFLSLLTIIKIFTSSFCGYNVIRHFYCDTQPLISLLCSDTLEIKLIILIFSAFNLVSSLLIVLVSYTLILVAILKMNSAEGRYKSISTCGSHLTVIVIFYGTLFFMYVMPKSSDSFDTDKMASLFYTLVIPMLNPMIYSLRNKEVKNALLRTWRMCAIILLKIHCSIC from the coding sequence ATGGCCTGGATGCACAAACGCAATCTGACAGTGTTGAATGAATTCATCCTAATAGGAATCACGGACCTCCCTGAGCTGCAGGCTCCATTATTTGGACTCTTCCTCATTGTATACATGGTCTCAGTGGTGGGTAATCTGGGCTTGATCATCCTCACCAAGGTGGACTCCAGGCTGCAAACacccatgtactttttccttaGATACCTGGCTTTCACTGATCTTGGTTATTCAACAGCTGTGGGACCCAAATTGCTAGTCGACTTGGCTGTAGATGACCATGCAATCTCTTATAGCTGGTGTGCTGCCCAGGTGACTGTCTTCGGTGTGTTTATCATCAGTGAACTTTTCATTCTGTCTGcaatggcctatgaccgctatgtggccatctgtaacCCCCTGCTCTACACAGTCATCATGTCCCAAAGATTATGTCAGGCACTCGTGGCAATCCTCTATCTCTACAGTGTCTTTTTGTCTTTGCTGACaatcataaaaatttttacttcATCATTTTGTGGTTATAATGTCATTAGGCACTTCTACTGCGACACTCAGCCACTGATCTCTTTGCTCTGCTCAGATACACTGGAGATTAAGTTGATAATTCTGATCTTTTCAGCTTTTAATTTGGTTTCATCTCTTCTGATAGTCCTTGTGTCCTATACTTTGATCCTGGTCGCCATCCTCAAGATGAACTCTGCAGAAGGCAGGTACAAGTCTATCTCCACCTGTGGGTCTCACCTGACAGTGATAGTCATATTCTATGGTACTCTATTCTTTATGTATGTGATGCCCAAATCCAGTGATTCATTTGATACTGATAAGATGGCctctttattttatactttagtaATACCCATGCTAAATCCCATGATCTACAGTTTGAGGAACAAAGAGGTGAAAAATGCCTTACTTAGAACCTGGAGAATGTGTGCAATTATTCTACTTAAAATTCACTGTAGCATATGCtaa
- the LOC102515458 gene encoding olfactory receptor 8K3 gives METHNGTVLTEFILTGLTNRPQLRAPLFGLFLIIYMISVVGNLGMVILTKVDSRLQTPMYFFLRHLGLTDLGYSTTVGPKMLVNFVVDQNTISYYFCATQLAFFIMFIISELFILSAMSYDRYVAICNPLLYTVIVSQRVCRVLVAVPYLYSTFVSLLVTVKIFNSSFCGYSVISHFYCDSLPLISLLCSNTHEIELIILILSGLNLIFSLLIVVVSYLLILVAILRMNSSEGRRKAFSTCGSHLTVVTVFYGTLIFMYVKPKSSHSFDTDKVASIFYTLVIPMLNPLIYSLRNKDVKYALQRMQKNRCHIFS, from the coding sequence ATGGAAACACACAATGGAACCGTGCTGACCGAATTCATTCTCACGGGACTCACAAACCGCCCTCAGCTGCGGGCTCCGTTATTTGGGCTCTTCCTCATCATCTACATGATCTCAGTGGTGGGCAACTTGGGCATGGTCATCCTCACCAAGGTGGACTCCAGGCTGCAGacacccatgtacttcttcctcagaCACCTGGGTCTTACTGATCTGGGTTATTCAACAACGGTGGGCCCCAAAATGTTGGTAAATTTTGTTGTGGATCAAAATACAATCTCCTATTACTTTTGTGCAACACAGCTGGCTTTCTTCATCATGTTCATTATTAGTGAACTTTTCATTCTGTCGGCAATGTcctatgaccgctacgtggccatctgtaaCCCTCTGCTCTACACAGTCATCGTGTCTCAAAGGGTGTGTCGGGTGCTGGTGGCAGTCCCCTATCTCTATAGCACATTTGTGTCTCTTCTAGTCACTGTAAAGATATTTAATTCATCCTTCTGTGGCTACAGTGTCATCAGTCATTTCTACTGTGACAGTCTCCCCTTGATATCTTTGCTCTGCTCGAACACACATGAAATTGAATTAATCATTCTTATCTTATCAGGATTGAATTTGATTTTCTCCCTTTTGATAGTTGTTGTGTCTTACTTGCTCATCCTTGTAGCCATTCTCAGGATGAACTCTTCTGAAGGTAGGAGGAAGGCTTTTTCTACCTGTGGTTCTCACCTGACAGTGGTCACCGTGTTCTACGGGActttaatatttatgtatgtgaaGCCCAAATCCAGTCATTCCTTTGACACTGATAAAGTGGCATCTATATTTTATACCCTTGTCATCCCCATGTTAAATCCCTTGATCTATAGCTTGAGgaacaaagatgtaaaatatgcCCTACAAAGAATGCAGAAAAATCGCTGCCATATCTTTTCTTAA